ATCGACATTTATCTATACCCGCAAACAATGCTATTTTCCCTTTATTTTCTTCACTGTTTAAAATTGCTACTGCACCAGTTTGTGCTAATGCTTCAGTTATCAATACACCAGGCATTACTGCATACTCTGGAAAATGCCCTTGGAAAAATGGTTCATTGCCAGACACTTGCTTAATTGCCACACAACGGCGACCTTCTTCATATTCAACAACTTTATCAATTAATAAAAATGGTTGTCTGTGAGGTATAATTTGTTTAATTTGGTTATAATCAAAAATTGTTTCCATGGTTGTACTCCTCCATTATATTAATTCTCTGTATTAATCGTTAATACGTTCAATGTCTGCACCTAATTGCTTCAATTTACCATGTAAGTTAACATAGCCTCTATCTAAGTGTTTTAATTCTGTAACACTTGTTTTACCGTCAGCCACTAATCCAGCTAAAATTAATGCTGCTGCCGCTCTTAAATCAGTAGCTTTAACTTGTGCACCTTGTAATTGACTCTTACCTTCAAGTTTAGCGCTACGTCCTTCAACGTTGATATTAGCATTCATTCGTTTGAATTCTGCAACATGCATAAATCTATTTTCAAATACAGTTTCAGTAACCACTTTATGGCCATTTGCTGTTAATAATAACGCCATCATCTGTGACTGCATATCAGTTGGGAATCCTGGGTGTGGTAATGTCTTAATGTCAACTGGTTCTAAATCGCCTTCTGCACGCACTCGAATACCATCTTCTTGATAATCAAGTTCAACGCCCATTTCTTCTAATTTATAAACTAAGCTAGCCATATGTTCTTTAATTGCACCACGCACAAAGATATCACCGCGAGTAATTGCACCAGCAATAAGAAGTGTTCCAGCTTCTATTCTATCTGGAATGATAGCATGTTCAACACCGTGTAATGATTCAACACCGTTAATTGTTATAGTATCTGTTCCAGCACCAGTAATTCTACCGCCCATTTCGTTGATATAATTTGCTAAATCTACTATTTCAGGTTCTTTAGCTGCATTTTCAATTAAAGTTTTACCTTTAGCTAATGATGCCGCCATAATAATGTTTTGTGTTGCTCCTACACTTGGAAAATCTAAATGAATTGATGTACCTTTTAATCCATCTTTAGCATTCGCATAAATATTACCATTTTCAAGATGGATTTCTGCACCTAATGCTTCAAAACCTTTAATGTGTTGTTCAATTGGTCTACTCCCAATCGCACACCCACCTGGTAATGCAACGATTGCGTGACCTAATCTAGCTAATAAAGGTCCCATTACTAAAATACTTGCACGCATTTTACTAACATATTCATATGGTGCCTCTTCATTTAAGGTTTTTGTTGCATCAACGATAACAGCATTCTCGTCTTTTTTGTATGTTACGTCTGCATTTAACGTTGTTAATACATTATTAATTGTTTCTACATCACTTAAGGCTGGAACATTAACAAGTTTACTTGGTTTGTCAGAAGCTAACAATGATGCAGTCAATATTGGTAATACTGCATTTTTTGCACCTTCGACTTTAACCTCACCTGTTAATCTATTTCCACCCTTGATTACTATTTTATCCATCGTAAATCCTCCACTAAGAACTCCTATTACTTTTACATTTCCCTATTTTAAAATTATTTTTAATCATTATTTAATTATATCTAGTTTTGATTACAAATAACAGAGCTAGTCTTATTTTATTAAATATTTTACCTGCGTCGAGTATTGTAACAAATCTACAATAAAATTGCTTACTGCAGTACCTAATAAAATAGCAACAAATATCAAGCAAACTTGAAGTTGTGCTGAATAGCCTTTTTTGAAAAATTGATCTAATCTAATTGATTGCAATGCCCAATAGGCAATGCAAATACATACTACATGTAACACTAAATGGATAATTGCATATTGTCCGATATAATCCATTTTATCACCTCATAAGATTACTGTATTACATTGTACATGAAATGATTAAATAATGATACAAAGTTTATTACCCGTTTTTAATAAAGATTATGCTTATTTACGATATAATTCTTTTTACATAAAAATCATAGTTACGATGTTTTCAAACAAATTAAATAAAATGTATTTGATTGTGTTTAAAAAAAGGGTCGAAGATATGCAATCACACCTTCGACCCTTTGTTTTCTATTTTAATTCAGCCACACGCAAACGGTTATTTGCTCTCTCTAAAGCT
This is a stretch of genomic DNA from Staphylococcus roterodami. It encodes these proteins:
- the murA gene encoding UDP-N-acetylglucosamine 1-carboxyvinyltransferase gives rise to the protein MDKIVIKGGNRLTGEVKVEGAKNAVLPILTASLLASDKPSKLVNVPALSDVETINNVLTTLNADVTYKKDENAVIVDATKTLNEEAPYEYVSKMRASILVMGPLLARLGHAIVALPGGCAIGSRPIEQHIKGFEALGAEIHLENGNIYANAKDGLKGTSIHLDFPSVGATQNIIMAASLAKGKTLIENAAKEPEIVDLANYINEMGGRITGAGTDTITINGVESLHGVEHAIIPDRIEAGTLLIAGAITRGDIFVRGAIKEHMASLVYKLEEMGVELDYQEDGIRVRAEGDLEPVDIKTLPHPGFPTDMQSQMMALLLTANGHKVVTETVFENRFMHVAEFKRMNANINVEGRSAKLEGKSQLQGAQVKATDLRAAAALILAGLVADGKTSVTELKHLDRGYVNLHGKLKQLGADIERIND
- the fabZ gene encoding 3-hydroxyacyl-ACP dehydratase FabZ; this translates as METIFDYNQIKQIIPHRQPFLLIDKVVEYEEGRRCVAIKQVSGNEPFFQGHFPEYAVMPGVLITEALAQTGAVAILNSEENKGKIALFAGIDKCRFKRQVVPGDTLTLEVEITKIKGPIGKGSAKATVDGQLACSCELTFAIQDVK
- a CDS encoding DUF1146 family protein; translation: MDYIGQYAIIHLVLHVVCICIAYWALQSIRLDQFFKKGYSAQLQVCLIFVAILLGTAVSNFIVDLLQYSTQVKYLIK